The genomic DNA TGTTTTCAAGCTCATCAGACAGAGAATTAACAACAACTTCTCCGGCTGATGAGCTTTTCTACAAAGGGAAACTACTTCCCCTTCATCTCCCACCGCGCTTACAAATGGTTGAAACGATACTCCAAGACAAAAACCAGGACACTTTTGAAGATTTCTTCAGCACCCCATTAGCCACGAGCGCCTACGCCACCCCTATCTCAAATACCCCTTTCGGGTCTTGCAATGTGTCACCTTCGGGTTCATGTCAGGTTAGTAGAGAACTCTATCCAGAAGATTACTTTCTTGATACTTcaactgaaaaccctaaaaaatcTTGGACCAAAAAGCTTAACCTCACTAAACAATCTTCTCTGGGATCAAAACTAAAAGCATCTAAAGATTATCTCAAGTCTTTCTTTGGTAAATCGGGTGGTTCGGATGTATCTCGAAGCAAGTTTCCAAGAACTAatggaaagaagaaagaaaaacttGATAGTAACAATGCCGGTGGTCATCGTCACAGAAGATCATTTTCTGGTGCAATGATAAAAAGATTTTCTACTACAATCACTTCACCAGCTGGGCCTTCATCGATATCAAATAATTCGAGTAATCCCAACGGCTCTATTGAGTTGCAAGTTCAGCATAGAAGAATCAACACGAGTTCTGAGATCGAAAACCAGATACAAAGTGCAATTGCTCATTGCAAAATGTCACAGCAACAATTGCATTCAAGAAATAAGACCATAAGTGACATGGGTTTTTGTTCTTTAGCAGCTTCAAGAATTGTATGTGATGATCAAGAAAGGCAAGTACTTTGTAGGGGttgacaaaaagaaaaaaaaagaccTTTGTTATAAGTTTGAAAATTTTGTGTCATATGTGCAAAGATTCAAACTTGCATGGTGTCTTGTACTTTACAACATGTGGACTACATATGAACCAAATGGTATGTAACTAAGTTTACATACAATGAGAATATGATAAAATTTGGCTATTGTATGTTATAATTTGATTCGCCACTTCTTGTTCAATGCACTAAGAAATTAGTTCACTTAAATATCCTTACAAAGACTTAACAATCTTGACGTTGATGATACAAATGTTAAAAATATAGTTATTTAACGCCTATGTGGTCTCAGGTTCAAACCTGCACGAGAGAGTAATCTAGAATTATTGATGGAAATTAGAGTAGTGGAacatttgccgttaaaaaaaaaactttgaaatCAACTTAGTCCTatgtagggatggcaatgggtcgggttcgggtcgggtattggtaatcccatacccatacccggttgtAAAATCGTATCCCATACCCagcccaatacccgtcgggtatttgtTGGGTaattacccatcgggtatcgggtatacccgcgggtatcgggtatacccattagtttgttaaaagatatacgtTGGGATTTCCAAATAAGTTctatcataaattaataataactttataatactTATACACTTATATGTATATACCTCACAACATGTAAAATATAAATACcattatcaaatatatatatatatatatatatatatatatatatatatatatatatatattaaaagaaaatttattttttcacactatgaacatactaaaataaatcatTAATAGATAAAagttaatataaaataaaaatataaattaaaaaaagcgagtatatgatcgggtatatagttcgggtaaacgggtatgtagtttcgggtaatcgggtcgggtatcacctaatcccatacccgacccatacccacgaaaatttttaaaactaatcccatacccggcccaatacccgtcgggtatcggatatacccgtcccatttgtgtcgggtttcgggtatttTTACCATCCTTAGTCCTATGATGTTGGTTATTTGCCAAGATATTGGTTTGCCAAGAGTCCGAATAAAAGGTTATTTGAGTGTATATGTCCAAAATTATTACGATTTCAACTTCCAAGAATCATAAAGGGTTAAAATATAGGCCCAACTACTCAACTAGTTAAACAATTAAACCCGATAAAAATTTAAATCCAAATAAAAGTTCAAACCTAATTGGATTGCAGGGTCCCGATTTTTTTACTAGCCCCGGGCCCCAAGTCTTTTAAGCATTCTTGGGGCCGACCCTGTAATTAGTTAATtagatatttttttaaaacaaaatgaCTAATAGTTAAGCAACCTTTACCTTTAATCTTGCATTTATCTTTTTATTTAACAGATTAATTTATCTATCTTGGACTTCTTACACTCTGCTTAAAATCAGATTATTGGCATATTAAAAAGTAGGGAGAAATGGTAATCAACATCAATGTTGCAAAGATGGATCATCTTTTGATTTAAGTGTATTTCAAGTCAAAGAAAGTAATAAAAGCAAAGAAACAACAAAGACCAGGAAAGTGTATTAATGACTTTGAGCAAATACTATATATGCTGATATGGCTGCCACCTACATTAAGTTATTTATTTTGGGAAAATCCTTATAATATACATATGAGTAGtcaatttttacaaaaactttaGTAACCTTTAAAGTCACAAATTAGTGGGAAAATCCTTAAAATATACATATGAGTAGTcaattttaaaaaaaacaaactttaATAACTTTTAAATTCACAAAAATAAGATGTAATCTTTAGACAAAAATGTGGGTGAATGTGGACACCTTAGTGCGGCAAGCGTTAGTTACGTGGACACCTTGGGGACTTGACACATGGCTTTTTTAGACGAGAATGACATTAGAGAAAATCTTGAGGCGAGATGCCGGCCACATCGCACAAAATTTTCTGGCGAACGTACAATTATTTTAAAATCGACGCCGGTCGCTAGAATATTCTGTGACATGTAACCGGCAATATCGCCTAAAATATATCTCCCCGAACATTTTTGCTTAAAAAAGTCACGTGTCAAGTTCCTAATATGTATTTGTTATCTATTTTCATGGAATATCTATGTACATTTTAAGATTTAAATTCAGTACTTATAGTTTGGTTTAGTAGACTTGTTATACAATTATCATATCTAAAAAGTATCTATTTTACTTTCTATACATACAAATCAATAATCATTCCTTCTTGGTTTAACTCGTGATCAGGGTCATGTTGCTAATAAATTCTAACAGCTAGATGTTAGTGCTTATTGTAATTATCTTTGTTATAATACCTTATtagagtttttatatattttaatacaaATCTCTTATGATTTGTTTTAAATTCTCAGAATTAAACATATACATAATACATGTAGACCTTTTGATAACACTTGAAAGACACCTGATAAGGTTAACAAATAGTATATAAATTTAAAGGAAACATTCACTTTAAAGCAGAAAAATATGGAAGACAAAAACCCTTATAATTATGCTTTAATgttattaatttaattaatgtGTGGCCCAAAATCTTAAATTAAGTTAAGATGTCATCCACCAGCACCTGTTTTGCTTAATGCTATAAAATAAGGTTTAGCTTTTCAAATGTAAATTTGAACCTTTTCTAAAAGATACATTTTTgttcattttctattttttaaaaaGAAACATGATTAAATTTCTAGGTAAGATTAAAGCAAACTTGAATGTTAAGGCTAAGTAATAATTTGAATGTCAAGTGgggtaagtgtcacacccccaaattaccacgtGCGGGTTTCATCGCAAGGCGTGTGACGTAttaggatctagccactaatcatgtcgaactaataataaatattattaaaCACAAACGTCATGTCCAACATGAATAGTGTAATTCCAAATAACATTTCAAACAAAGCatgtgtagcggaagcaattgtaattgtttcaaaacaatcaaaaccaaatcgttataaaatgcaTAATATGAATCGTTCGTATCAAGTAGCATGCCCCATGACACTTCCAGCTCCCCAGACTGTAAGTTCCCGTGTATtaatgtatctaacgacctgcaagcatcgTAAAATATGTAAATGTTTAGCTTAAATGACATGTCAAGAATAATAAACTCGGTACCGATATGACTGATTGTTTGTTGTGCCctcatcaatgtctatcagcatttaTCCAAATGTTTAAGGTCCTTAGTTCACGCCCGGCTCCcaacacggtgtgaggtttgtcaaacctaatagcgctatcaactaataccccgctgCCTCCCAGGCAACTAGCTCGGTAAAGTAGGGAGTTAAATGATAGAGTTTGAGTTTATTAACCGACATCAAAATTAAACTACAACATTTAAAAAGTATTCCTCCCAGGAATAATAGTTTGTCCCTCCGGGCCGCATGCTTGtgaaagagtagtgaactcaccttagtttgctcggtatgtgTTAACGTGCTTCTACGCGTTAAATAAgtgttaggtccgttacacgcgACCTAATGTACAATAAGTGTAAGTATGTATATTTGTAGGGTTATGCCAT from Helianthus annuus cultivar XRQ/B chromosome 7, HanXRQr2.0-SUNRISE, whole genome shotgun sequence includes the following:
- the LOC110868806 gene encoding probable membrane-associated kinase regulator 4, coding for MAVDSVFDSFCYNDVEDEEEEYIDMEVSSYKNIFCHSDSINEFEFQMFSSSSDRELTTTSPADELFYKGKLLPLHLPPRLQMVETILQDKNQDTFEDFFSTPLATSAYATPISNTPFGSCNVSPSGSCQVSRELYPEDYFLDTSTENPKKSWTKKLNLTKQSSLGSKLKASKDYLKSFFGKSGGSDVSRSKFPRTNGKKKEKLDSNNAGGHRHRRSFSGAMIKRFSTTITSPAGPSSISNNSSNPNGSIELQVQHRRINTSSEIENQIQSAIAHCKMSQQQLHSRNKTISDMGFCSLAASRIVCDDQERQVLCRG